In Streptomyces capitiformicae, one genomic interval encodes:
- a CDS encoding 4'-phosphopantetheinyl transferase family protein, giving the protein MTPLMRRLLPEQVEVTEVRGELAAPPLFPEEAATVARAVDKRRREFATGRRCARLSLAALGCTAAPLLPGPSGAPDWPAGVVGAISHCDGYRVAAVAHDRDLAGLGIDAEPAGPLPDGVLDAVSLPEERADLARLTSTAPEIPWDRLLFSAKEAVYKVWFPLTRKPLGFEDARLRFTRETATAGLERGTFAVRLLVPLPPALIRAADGGAVDLTGRWLVGEGMVLTALTLPAAGSGAERPA; this is encoded by the coding sequence ATGACGCCGCTGATGCGCCGACTGCTGCCGGAGCAGGTCGAAGTGACCGAGGTGCGCGGCGAGTTGGCCGCTCCCCCGCTGTTCCCGGAGGAGGCCGCGACGGTGGCCCGGGCGGTGGACAAGCGGCGCCGGGAGTTCGCCACGGGCCGCCGCTGCGCCCGCCTGTCGCTGGCCGCGCTCGGCTGCACGGCGGCCCCGCTGCTGCCGGGCCCCTCGGGTGCGCCCGACTGGCCCGCCGGCGTGGTCGGGGCGATCTCCCACTGCGACGGCTACCGGGTGGCCGCGGTCGCCCACGATCGTGATCTGGCCGGTCTCGGTATCGACGCCGAACCGGCCGGCCCGCTGCCGGACGGTGTCCTCGACGCGGTGTCGCTGCCCGAGGAACGGGCCGACCTCGCCCGGCTGACGAGCACCGCGCCCGAAATCCCCTGGGACCGGCTGCTGTTCAGCGCCAAGGAAGCGGTCTACAAGGTGTGGTTCCCCCTCACCCGCAAACCGCTCGGGTTCGAGGACGCCCGGCTGCGCTTCACCCGTGAGACAGCGACAGCGGGCCTGGAGCGTGGCACCTTCGCAGTCCGGCTCCTCGTGCCGCTGCCGCCCGCGCTGATACGGGCGGCCGACGGCGGGGCCGTGGATCTGACGGGCCGGTGGCTGGTGGGCGAGGGCATGGTGCTCACCGCGCTGACGCTCCCCGCGGCCGGCTCCGGCGCGGAGCGGCCCGCCTGA
- a CDS encoding NAD(P)/FAD-dependent oxidoreductase encodes MTGLHKIVVVGAGAAGATTAETLRAQGYDGRLTLVGAEPHEPYDRPPLSKQILAGSWQPDRIRLRAPDTYDRLGIDLRLGTDAVGLDRTGRTVELADGTRLPADAVVVATGVRPRRLPGDEGLSGVHVLRTVDDALALRTALTGGVRLVVAGAGLLGTEAAVAARGLGADVTLVGPDPVPLLGPLGPQAAGLVAAAHRGLGLRVRQGRVLGVEGARGAVTGVRLADGTLLPADAVLVATGSLPNTEWLRGGGVPVDNGVVCDALGAAGPGVWAVGDVANRPDASTGGRRRREHRTQATEQAVAVARNLLAGTGTGATPFAPLPYFWTDQHDLKIQVFGEIDGTEPSHVVEGSPAEGRFAAVHYADGRVRAAVAVNLPRAAGRLRRMVLSGVLEAPTPSSV; translated from the coding sequence GTGACCGGCCTGCACAAGATCGTCGTGGTCGGCGCCGGCGCCGCCGGCGCCACCACCGCCGAGACCCTCCGGGCCCAGGGCTACGACGGCCGTCTCACCCTCGTCGGCGCCGAACCGCACGAGCCGTACGACCGCCCGCCCCTGTCCAAGCAGATCCTCGCCGGCAGCTGGCAGCCGGACCGGATCCGGCTGCGCGCCCCCGACACCTACGACCGCCTCGGCATCGACCTGCGCCTGGGCACCGACGCCGTCGGCCTGGACCGCACCGGCCGTACGGTCGAACTCGCCGACGGCACCCGGCTGCCCGCCGACGCCGTGGTCGTCGCGACCGGCGTACGGCCCAGGCGGCTGCCCGGCGACGAAGGGCTGAGCGGTGTGCACGTGCTGCGCACCGTCGACGACGCCCTCGCCCTGCGTACCGCCCTGACCGGCGGGGTGCGGCTGGTGGTGGCCGGAGCCGGCCTGCTCGGCACCGAGGCGGCCGTCGCCGCGCGCGGCCTGGGTGCCGACGTCACGCTCGTCGGCCCCGACCCGGTCCCGCTGCTCGGCCCTCTCGGGCCGCAGGCCGCCGGGCTGGTCGCCGCCGCCCACCGCGGCCTCGGGCTGCGCGTCCGGCAGGGGCGCGTCCTCGGGGTCGAGGGCGCGCGCGGCGCCGTCACCGGGGTCCGGCTGGCCGACGGGACACTGCTGCCCGCCGATGCCGTCCTCGTGGCGACCGGTTCGCTGCCCAACACCGAGTGGCTGCGCGGCGGGGGAGTGCCGGTCGACAACGGAGTCGTCTGCGACGCGCTCGGCGCGGCCGGGCCCGGTGTGTGGGCCGTGGGCGACGTGGCGAACCGGCCCGACGCGAGCACCGGGGGCCGACGACGCCGGGAACACCGCACCCAGGCCACCGAGCAGGCAGTCGCCGTCGCCCGCAACCTGCTCGCCGGCACCGGCACCGGAGCCACGCCCTTCGCCCCGTTGCCGTACTTCTGGACCGACCAGCACGACCTCAAGATCCAGGTCTTCGGCGAGATCGACGGCACCGAACCGTCCCACGTCGTCGAAGGCAGCCCCGCCGAGGGGAGGTTCGCCGCGGTGCACTACGCCGACGGCCGGGTCCGTGCCGCCGTCGCCGTCAACCTGCCCCGCGCCGCAGGGCGGTTGCGTCGCATGGTGCTCAGCGGGGTCCTGGAGGCCCCGACGCCATCGTCGGTCTGA
- the rfbB gene encoding dTDP-glucose 4,6-dehydratase, which produces MTRTHRTRVLVTGGAGFIGSHHVRTLLGPGGPADVSVTVLDALTYAGNPENLDEVRDHPAFVFVKGDICDTELVDDLMADHDEVVHFAAESHVDRSILSSGEFVRTNVLGTHTLLDAALRHGVRTFVHVSTDEVYGSIDTGAWTEECPPSPNSPYSASKASSDLLALAYHRTHGLDVRVTRCSNNYGHHQHPEKVVPLFVTHLLDGRKVPLYGDGGNVRDWLHIDDHVQGIELVRTAGRPGEVYNIGGGTELTNRQLTDLLLDACGAGPDRIEYVADRKGHDRRYSVDWSKIRDELGYRPRKDFATGLAETVDWYRNNRGWWEPLNPPAEVAW; this is translated from the coding sequence ATGACCCGTACCCACCGCACCCGCGTCCTGGTGACCGGCGGCGCCGGCTTCATCGGCTCCCACCACGTACGGACCCTGCTCGGCCCCGGCGGCCCGGCCGACGTCTCCGTCACCGTCCTCGACGCCCTCACCTACGCGGGCAACCCCGAGAACCTGGACGAGGTCCGGGACCACCCCGCCTTCGTCTTCGTCAAGGGCGACATCTGCGACACGGAACTCGTGGACGATCTGATGGCCGACCACGACGAGGTGGTGCACTTCGCCGCCGAGTCCCATGTGGACCGGTCCATCCTCAGCTCCGGCGAGTTCGTCCGCACCAACGTCCTCGGGACCCACACCCTGCTCGACGCGGCCCTGCGCCACGGCGTCCGCACCTTCGTGCACGTCTCCACCGACGAGGTGTACGGCTCCATCGACACCGGAGCCTGGACCGAGGAGTGTCCGCCGAGCCCCAATTCGCCCTACTCCGCCTCCAAGGCCTCCTCCGACCTGCTCGCCCTGGCCTACCACCGCACCCACGGCCTCGACGTCCGCGTCACCCGGTGCTCCAACAACTACGGCCACCACCAGCATCCGGAGAAGGTCGTCCCCCTGTTCGTCACCCACCTCCTCGACGGCCGCAAGGTCCCCCTCTACGGCGACGGCGGCAACGTACGCGACTGGCTGCACATCGACGACCATGTCCAGGGCATCGAACTGGTCCGCACCGCCGGTCGCCCCGGCGAGGTCTACAACATCGGCGGCGGAACCGAGCTGACGAACCGTCAGCTCACGGATCTGCTGCTGGACGCCTGCGGCGCCGGACCCGACCGTATCGAGTACGTCGCGGACCGCAAGGGCCACGACCGGCGCTACAGCGTCGACTGGTCCAAGATCCGCGACGAACTCGGGTACCGCCCGCGCAAGGACTTCGCGACCGGCCTGGCCGAGACCGTCGACTGGTACCGGAACAACCGCGGCTGGTGGGAGCCGCTGAACCCCCCGGCGGAGGTGGCCTGGTGA
- a CDS encoding NAD-dependent epimerase/dehydratase family protein: MRIIGDGFLGRNLDTTFGDRFPEVTAIAAGVSSTSTAHLAEYDREAEVVYDALEECRRAGRRLVFFSTASFSLYGFPDGEATEAGPVRPPSVYGRHKLALESVVRSSGVPYLILRLSHVVGRHQRPHQLLPTLVRAVLDGRVTIHEGAHRDLLDVRHLMHALDRLLRDGVTGEVLNVASGDPRPVEEIVTAIERRLGVTAARDRRPGAPALTRVSVRRLRRLVPDLPPAGREHLGALLDAYLPYYTALNGNSPQNSSQNSPQREQT, encoded by the coding sequence GTGCGGATCATCGGTGACGGTTTCCTCGGCCGGAACCTGGACACCACGTTCGGTGACCGTTTCCCGGAGGTCACGGCGATCGCCGCCGGGGTCTCCAGTACCTCCACCGCCCACCTCGCCGAGTACGACCGTGAGGCCGAGGTCGTCTACGACGCGCTGGAGGAGTGCCGGCGGGCGGGGCGGCGGCTGGTGTTCTTCTCGACGGCCTCCTTCTCCCTGTACGGCTTCCCTGACGGCGAGGCCACCGAGGCCGGTCCGGTACGGCCGCCGTCCGTGTACGGTCGGCACAAGCTGGCCCTGGAGAGTGTGGTGCGCTCCTCGGGGGTGCCGTATCTGATCCTGCGGCTGAGTCATGTCGTGGGCCGGCACCAGCGGCCGCACCAGCTGCTGCCCACCCTCGTCCGCGCCGTCCTGGACGGGCGGGTGACGATCCACGAGGGCGCGCACCGCGATCTGCTGGACGTACGGCACCTGATGCACGCGCTGGACCGGCTGCTGCGCGACGGGGTCACCGGCGAGGTGCTCAACGTGGCCTCCGGGGATCCCCGGCCGGTGGAGGAGATCGTCACCGCCATCGAACGGCGGCTGGGCGTCACGGCCGCCCGCGACCGCCGCCCGGGCGCCCCCGCGCTCACCCGTGTGTCCGTACGGCGGCTGCGCCGCCTGGTCCCGGACCTCCCGCCCGCCGGCCGGGAGCACCTGGGGGCGCTGCTGGACGCGTATCTGCCCTACTACACGGCCCTGAACGGCAATTCACCACAGAATTCGTCACAGAATTCACCACAGAGGGAGCAAACATGA
- a CDS encoding ferredoxin, with protein MRINVDRERCVGAGQCVLAAADIFDQSHEDGLVELLLAEPPESLRSEAKEAELICPARAIELRP; from the coding sequence ATGAGGATCAACGTGGATCGCGAGCGCTGTGTCGGCGCCGGCCAGTGTGTGCTGGCCGCCGCCGACATCTTCGACCAGAGCCACGAGGACGGTCTCGTGGAGCTGCTGCTGGCCGAGCCGCCGGAGTCGCTGCGCTCGGAGGCGAAGGAGGCGGAACTGATCTGTCCCGCCCGGGCCATCGAACTGCGGCCCTGA
- a CDS encoding FkbM family methyltransferase has protein sequence MTDIRSVQVADGVSVLVPQTEGALFSEVDFIYNEIFFERTYLKHGITLSDSSRVVDAGANVGLFSLFVKQEFPGAKILAFEPIPAIHRALLGNLDEHGAKDVEVHRAALGRRHEDEVRFTFYPALPGNSTRYPEQKSVGQELTVEQIGQDAVDSIMAGVEVAAEVHRLSDMLRDWAPEGPIDLLKIDVEGAELEVMEGLDATDWQRVQQAVIEVQDLDGRLDAVLAVLDAQGFDVTVEGAANLPEVFRYSMVFARRGH, from the coding sequence ATGACGGACATCAGGTCGGTTCAGGTCGCCGACGGGGTTTCGGTCCTCGTGCCGCAGACGGAGGGCGCGCTGTTCTCCGAGGTCGATTTCATCTACAACGAGATATTTTTCGAGCGCACGTATCTCAAGCACGGAATCACACTGTCCGACTCCTCGCGGGTCGTGGACGCGGGCGCCAATGTGGGCCTTTTCTCGCTTTTCGTGAAGCAGGAGTTCCCCGGTGCGAAGATCCTGGCGTTCGAGCCGATCCCGGCGATCCACCGGGCGCTGCTGGGCAACCTCGACGAGCACGGCGCCAAGGACGTGGAGGTGCACCGCGCGGCGCTGGGCCGCCGGCACGAGGACGAGGTGCGCTTCACGTTCTACCCGGCGCTGCCCGGCAACTCGACGCGCTACCCGGAGCAGAAGAGCGTCGGGCAGGAGCTGACGGTCGAGCAGATCGGCCAGGACGCGGTGGACAGCATCATGGCCGGGGTCGAGGTGGCGGCCGAGGTGCACCGCCTCTCCGACATGCTGCGCGACTGGGCGCCGGAAGGCCCGATCGATCTGCTGAAGATCGATGTGGAGGGTGCGGAGCTGGAGGTCATGGAGGGGCTGGACGCGACCGACTGGCAGCGCGTCCAGCAGGCCGTCATCGAGGTACAGGACCTCGACGGCCGCCTGGACGCGGTCCTCGCCGTCCTCGACGCGCAGGGCTTCGACGTGACGGTGGAGGGCGCGGCGAACCTCCCGGAGGTCTTCCGCTACTCGATGGTGTTCGCCCGGCGCGGGCACTGA
- a CDS encoding glucose-1-phosphate thymidylyltransferase — translation MKALVLSGGAGTRLRPITHTSAKQLVPVANKPILFYGLEAIADAGITDVAVVVGDTENEIRQAVGDGSAFGLDVTYLRQEAPLGLAHAVRIARDFLGDDDFVMFLGDNFVFGGINDCVDQFRKERPDAQLLLTRVPDPSAFGVAELDDLGRLVGLEEKPRQPRSDLALVGVYLFGPAIHEAVAAIRPSQRGELEITDAVQWLLEREHDIRSTVITGYWKDTGNAADILDVNRRLLDLLEYRVDGDIDEASEIVGRVRVEAGARIRGSRIVGPAIIGAGTLVEDSYIGPSTSIAQECVIRNSEIEFSIILQESVFDGIRRVEGSLVGRNVRVTLGPRVPATHRLVIGDHGRVQISS, via the coding sequence GTGAAGGCTCTTGTGCTGTCGGGAGGTGCGGGCACCCGGCTGCGACCGATCACCCACACGTCCGCGAAACAGTTGGTGCCGGTCGCCAACAAGCCCATCCTCTTCTACGGCCTGGAGGCCATCGCCGACGCCGGGATCACCGACGTCGCGGTGGTGGTCGGCGACACCGAGAACGAGATCCGGCAGGCCGTCGGCGACGGCTCCGCGTTCGGCCTCGACGTCACCTACCTTCGGCAGGAGGCCCCTCTCGGCCTCGCCCACGCCGTGCGGATCGCCCGGGACTTCCTGGGCGACGACGACTTCGTGATGTTCCTCGGCGACAACTTCGTCTTCGGCGGCATCAACGACTGCGTCGACCAGTTCCGCAAGGAACGCCCCGACGCCCAGCTGCTGCTCACCCGGGTGCCCGACCCGTCCGCGTTCGGTGTCGCCGAACTCGACGACCTGGGCCGGCTGGTGGGGCTGGAGGAGAAACCCCGGCAGCCCCGCAGCGACCTGGCGCTGGTCGGCGTGTATCTCTTCGGCCCGGCCATCCACGAGGCGGTGGCCGCGATCCGCCCCTCGCAGCGCGGCGAGCTGGAGATCACCGACGCCGTCCAGTGGCTGCTGGAGCGGGAGCACGACATCCGCTCCACGGTGATCACCGGCTACTGGAAGGACACCGGCAACGCCGCCGACATCCTCGACGTCAACCGCAGACTCCTGGACCTGCTGGAGTACCGGGTCGACGGCGACATCGACGAAGCGAGCGAGATCGTCGGCCGGGTACGCGTCGAGGCCGGGGCCAGGATCCGCGGGTCGCGCATCGTCGGCCCGGCGATCATCGGCGCCGGCACCCTCGTCGAGGACTCCTACATAGGCCCCTCGACGTCCATAGCCCAGGAGTGCGTCATCCGGAACAGTGAGATCGAGTTCTCGATCATCCTGCAGGAGTCCGTCTTCGACGGCATCCGCCGGGTGGAGGGGTCGCTCGTCGGTCGCAATGTGCGGGTCACGCTGGGGCCGCGGGTCCCCGCGACTCACCGGCTGGTCATCGGCGACCACGGGCGGGTGCAGATCTCGTCATGA
- a CDS encoding activator-dependent family glycosyltransferase, whose translation MMRVLFVTLSEKSHVYLTVPLAWALTAAGHEVRVASQPMATETITQAGLTAVPVGTDHGIHQGMSAYRDSQDYRTTNWSRCERDGPDGVDWAELKERYEVSVPYAFAVYNDSMIDDLAALARSWRPDLVIRDPLAYAGAVAARISGAAHARLMWCADVWGRTRHTYLDLMREQPEHERVDPLADWLTARSEPFGFSCDEEMLHGQATLSTLPAALSVPTASPELPMRHVPYNGRAVVWDWLREEAERPRVCLSLGTSNTEGYGGDYVSVPEILDALADDDVEVVAALLPAQREKLGTLPDNARAVDSVALHTLLPSCSAVIHHGGYGSFATAMAAGVPQLVLSTLVSDHELRGRALERTGAGAYLHHRDATAETVRDQIRRLVGKPEPAAAARRLRADCEAMPTPHAVVPALERLAAAR comes from the coding sequence ATGATGCGCGTCCTGTTCGTCACCCTGTCCGAGAAGTCCCATGTGTATCTGACGGTCCCGCTGGCGTGGGCGCTCACCGCGGCCGGCCACGAGGTCCGCGTCGCGAGCCAGCCGATGGCCACCGAGACCATCACGCAGGCAGGTCTCACCGCCGTCCCCGTCGGCACCGACCACGGCATCCACCAGGGCATGAGCGCCTACCGGGACTCCCAGGACTACCGGACCACGAACTGGAGCCGCTGCGAACGCGACGGCCCCGACGGCGTGGACTGGGCGGAGCTGAAGGAGCGCTACGAGGTGAGCGTGCCGTACGCCTTCGCCGTCTACAACGACTCCATGATCGACGACCTCGCGGCACTCGCCCGGAGCTGGCGGCCCGATCTCGTCATCCGTGACCCGCTGGCGTACGCCGGTGCCGTGGCCGCCCGGATCAGCGGCGCGGCGCACGCCCGGCTGATGTGGTGCGCCGACGTCTGGGGCCGTACCCGGCACACCTATCTGGACCTGATGCGGGAGCAGCCCGAGCACGAGCGGGTGGATCCGCTCGCCGACTGGCTGACGGCGAGGTCCGAGCCGTTCGGGTTCTCCTGCGACGAGGAGATGCTGCACGGCCAGGCCACCCTCAGCACCCTGCCCGCCGCCCTGTCCGTCCCCACGGCGTCCCCCGAGCTGCCGATGCGGCACGTCCCCTACAACGGGCGCGCGGTGGTGTGGGACTGGCTGCGCGAGGAGGCCGAGCGACCCCGCGTCTGCCTCAGCCTCGGCACCTCCAACACCGAGGGCTACGGCGGCGACTACGTCTCCGTGCCCGAGATCCTCGACGCGCTGGCCGACGACGACGTGGAGGTCGTCGCCGCGCTGCTCCCCGCCCAGCGGGAGAAACTCGGCACCCTCCCCGACAACGCCCGGGCCGTCGACTCGGTGGCCCTGCACACCCTGCTGCCGAGCTGCTCCGCCGTCATCCACCACGGCGGCTACGGCAGCTTCGCCACCGCCATGGCCGCCGGGGTGCCCCAGCTGGTGCTCTCCACGCTGGTCTCCGACCACGAACTGCGCGGCCGGGCGCTGGAACGCACCGGCGCGGGCGCTTATCTCCACCACCGGGATGCCACGGCCGAGACGGTCCGCGACCAGATCCGGCGGCTCGTCGGTAAGCCGGAGCCCGCCGCGGCGGCGCGGCGGCTGCGGGCCGACTGCGAGGCCATGCCGACCCCGCACGCCGTGGTGCCCGCGTTGGAACGCCTGGCGGCGGCCCGCTGA
- a CDS encoding NDP-hexose 2,3-dehydratase family protein, protein MLDTTGPRCDTDSVLAARLAVSATAAGGEAMSDLQFLDWLDDRRRTHVQEVRRTTFAELSGWHFAPDTGDLEHHSGRFFAVRGLRVRTDFGPVPEWCQPIIRQPEIGILGLAAREINGVLHFLLQAKAEPGNVNGVQLSPTVQATKSNYSRVHGGSSVPYLDCFREAGARGHRVLADVLQSEQGAWFLRKRNRNVIIEVGPEVEATEDFCWLTLRQLGALLHHDDLVNMDTRTVLSCLPDWHLGPGGTPAAHSDVAVRSWFTAQQSEREFTADPLPLREVEGHGWYRAEDRISHERGLYFSIVPVDVVSKRREVASWSQPLLEPHGLGVAAMLVRRVDGVPHCLVHARVEPGYLNIVELGPTVQCTPENYAHLPAAARPRFLDLVEGARPERILFDTVLSEEGGRFLNARNRYLIVETDEDIRADVPDGYRWVTLRQLGELLKYSHHVNVQARTLVAALRTVEGLSGADHR, encoded by the coding sequence ATGCTCGATACGACCGGTCCCCGGTGCGACACCGACTCGGTGCTCGCCGCGCGGCTGGCGGTCTCCGCCACGGCCGCGGGTGGCGAGGCGATGTCCGACCTCCAGTTCCTCGACTGGCTGGACGACCGCCGCCGCACCCACGTCCAGGAGGTGCGGCGCACCACCTTCGCCGAGCTCTCGGGCTGGCACTTCGCCCCGGACACCGGCGACCTGGAACACCACAGCGGACGCTTCTTCGCCGTACGCGGACTGCGCGTCCGCACCGACTTCGGGCCGGTGCCCGAGTGGTGCCAGCCCATCATCAGACAGCCGGAGATAGGCATCCTCGGCCTCGCGGCGCGGGAGATCAACGGTGTGCTGCACTTCCTGCTCCAGGCGAAGGCGGAGCCGGGCAACGTCAACGGGGTGCAGCTGTCGCCGACCGTGCAGGCCACCAAGAGCAACTACAGCCGGGTGCACGGTGGTTCGTCCGTGCCGTACCTGGACTGTTTCCGCGAGGCGGGGGCCCGGGGCCACCGGGTGCTGGCCGATGTGCTCCAGTCCGAGCAGGGCGCGTGGTTCCTCCGCAAGCGCAACCGCAACGTGATCATCGAGGTCGGTCCGGAGGTGGAGGCGACGGAGGACTTCTGCTGGTTGACGCTGCGTCAGCTGGGCGCGCTGCTGCACCACGACGACCTGGTCAACATGGACACCCGTACGGTGCTGTCCTGTCTGCCTGACTGGCACCTCGGCCCCGGCGGCACACCGGCCGCGCACTCGGACGTGGCGGTCCGCAGCTGGTTCACGGCCCAGCAGAGCGAGCGGGAGTTCACCGCCGACCCGCTGCCGCTGCGCGAGGTCGAGGGGCACGGCTGGTACCGCGCCGAGGACCGTATCTCCCACGAGCGGGGGCTGTACTTCAGCATCGTGCCGGTGGACGTCGTCTCCAAGCGGCGGGAGGTGGCCTCCTGGTCGCAGCCCCTGCTCGAACCGCACGGCCTGGGGGTGGCGGCGATGCTGGTGCGACGGGTCGACGGGGTGCCGCACTGTCTGGTCCACGCCCGTGTCGAACCGGGCTATTTGAACATCGTCGAACTCGGCCCCACGGTGCAGTGCACCCCGGAGAACTACGCCCACCTCCCGGCGGCCGCCCGGCCCCGCTTCCTCGACCTGGTGGAGGGCGCCCGCCCGGAGCGGATCCTGTTCGACACGGTGCTGTCGGAGGAGGGCGGCCGGTTCCTGAACGCGCGGAACCGCTATCTGATCGTCGAGACGGACGAGGACATCCGGGCCGATGTCCCGGACGGGTACCGGTGGGTGACGCTGCGCCAGCTGGGCGAGCTGCTCAAGTACAGCCACCACGTCAACGTGCAGGCCCGGACCCTGGTCGCCGCCCTGCGCACGGTCGAAGGGCTCAGCGGTGCGGATCATCGGTGA